A window of the Apodemus sylvaticus chromosome 15, mApoSyl1.1, whole genome shotgun sequence genome harbors these coding sequences:
- the Ypel1 gene encoding protein yippee-like 1 isoform X2, with translation MGAADPAADRRAAVRNFWNTVYWFAKEKEKSKHQCLSAVEVDTFHTQGTPGFFLLHWLSLVPVCGQHHTPSRPATALACALQCFCQRAQQSPSSSRAGLERSEQSPADMVKMTKSKTFQAYLPHCHRTYSCIHCRAHLANHDELISKSFQGSQGRAYLFNSVVNVGCGPAEERVLLTGLHAVADIYCENCKTTLGWKYGRTEHTHHQ, from the exons ATGGGCGCAGCGGACCCTGCCGCGGACCGCCGAGCGGCC gTGAGAAACTTCTGGAACACAGTATATTGGTTTGCTAAGGAGAAGGAAAAATCCAAACACCAGTGTCTGTCTGCTGTGGAGGTGGATACCTTCCACACTCAAGGGACGCCGGGGTTCTTCCT GTTGCACTGGCTTTCTCTTGTCCCAGTGTGTGGACAGCACCACACGCCCTCCAGACCAGCAACGGCTCTTGCATGTGCTTTGCAGTGTTTTTGTCAGAGAGCCCAGCAGAGCCCTAGCTCCTCCAGAGCTGGCCTAGAACGGAGTGAGCAGAGCCCAGCAGACATGGTGAAAATGACCAAGTCCAAAACTTTCCAAGCTTATCTGCCACACTGTCACCGAACTTACAGCTGCATCCACTGCAGAGCCCATCTGGCCAATCACGATGAGCTCATTTCCAAG TCCTTTCAGGGAAGCCAGGGGCGAGCCTACCTCTTCAACTCTGT GGTGAACGTGGGCTGTGGCCCTGCTGAGGAGAGAGTCCTTCTAACTGGGCTGCATGCGGTGGCTGACATCTACTGTGAGAACTGCAAGACCACACTCGGGTGGAAATAC GGCAGGACGGAGCACACTCACCACCAGTGA
- the Ppil2 gene encoding RING-type E3 ubiquitin-protein ligase PPIL2 isoform X2 — protein sequence MGKRQHQKDKMYITCAEYTHFYGGRKPDITQTSFRRLPFDHCRNIVPWLKKYGTNPSSGEKLDGKSLIKLNFAKNSDGQYHCPVLYSVFTDNTHIVAIRTTGNVYAYEAVEQLNIKAKNLRDLLTDEPFSRQDIITLQDPTNLDKFNVSNFFHVKNNMRIIDPDEEKARQDPSYYLKNTNAETRETLQELYKEFKGDEILAATMKPPEKKKADQLNAAHYSTGKVSASFTSTAMVPETTHEAAVIDEDVLRYQFVKKKGYVRLHTNKGDLNLELHCDLTPKTCENFIKLCKKQYYDGTIFHRSIRNFVIQGGDPTGTGTGGESYWGKPFKDEFRPNLSHTGRGVLSMANTGPNTNKSQFFITFRSCAYLDKKHTIFGRVVGGFDTLTAMENVESDPKTDRPKEEVRICTTTVFVDPYEEADAQIAQERKKTQQQAAPEAKVKMTQSQPGTQGPQTYRQGVGKYISPAATKRAAEEEPSTSTAAIPMAKKRPSRGFGDFSSW from the exons GTACATCACCTGTGCTGAGTACACTCATTTCTATGGTGGCAGGAAGCCAG ATATCACACAGACAAGTTTTCGCCGCTTACCTTTTGACCACTGCAG GAACATTGTTCCCTGGCTTAAGAAGTATGGAACCAATCCCAGCAGTGGAGAG AAACTTGATGGGAAGTCTCTGATCAAGCTGAACTTTGCAAAGAACAGTGACG GGCAGTACCACTGTCCAGTGCTGTACTCCGTGTTCACCGACAACACCCATATTGTGGCCATCAGGACCACTGGCAATGTCTACGCCTATGAG GCAGTGGAGCAGCTAAACATCAAGGCCAAGAACTTGAGGGACCTGTTAACCGATGAGCCCTTTTCCAGGCAAGACATCATCACCCTGCAG GACCCCACCAATCTGGACAAATTCAATGTTAGCAACTTCTTCCATGTGAAGAATAACATGAGAATAATAGATCCAG ATGAGGAAAAGGCCAGACAAGACCCATCttattatttgaaaaatacaaatgCGGAGACTCGAGAGACACTACAGGAGCTCTACAAAGAGTTCAAAGGAGACGAGATTTTAGCAGCCACCATGAAGCCACCAGAGAAGAAGAAGGCGGACCAACTGAATGCC GCCCACTACTCCACCGGGAAGGTCAGTGCGTCCTTCACCTCTACTGCCATGGTCCCTGAGACCACGCATGAAGCAG CTGTCATTGATGAAGATGTACTGCGCTACCAGTTTGTGAAGAAGAAGGGCTATGTGAGGCTTCACACCAACAAGGGTGACCTTAACCTAGAGCTGCACTGTGACCTG ACACCAAAAACCTGTGAAAACTTCATCAAGCTCTGCAAGAAACAGTATTACGATGGCACCATCTTCCACAGGTCCATCAGGAACTTTGTG aTCCAGGGCGGTGACCCCACAGGTACAGGCACAG GTGGAGAGTCATACTGGGGCAAGCCCTTCAAAGATGAGTTCCGGCCCAACCTTTCCCACACAGGCCGTGGGGTGCTCAGCATGGCCAATACGGGGCCCAACACCAACAAGTCTCAGTT CTTCATCACATTCCGATCCTGCGCCTACCTGGATAAGAAGCACACCATCTTTGGACG GGTTGTTGGGGGATTTGACACGCTGACAGCTATGGAGAATGTGGAGAGTGACCCCAAAACTGACCGTCCTAAG GAGGAAGTGCGCATCTGCACAACCACAGTGTTTGTGGACCCCTACGAGGAGGCCGACGCCCAG ATTGCCCAGGAGCGGAAGAAGACACAGCAGCAAGCCGCTCCAGAGGCCAAGGTCAAGATGACTCAGTCCCAGCCTGGAACCCAGGGCCCTCAGACGTACCGCCAGGGGGTGGGCAAGTACATCAGTCCTGCAGCCAC gaaacgagcagcagaggaagagccGTCCACCAGCACGGCCGCCATCCCCATGGCCAAGAAAAGGCCCAGTCGGGGCTTTGGGGACTTCAGCTCCTGGTAG
- the Ypel1 gene encoding protein yippee-like 1 isoform X1 — translation MGAADPAADRRAAVRNFWNTVYWFAKEKEKSKHQCLSAVEVDTFHTQGTPGFFLLHWLSLVPVCGQHHTPSRPATALACALQCFCQRAQQSPSSSRAGLERSEQSPADMVKMTKSKTFQAYLPHCHRTYSCIHCRAHLANHDELISKSFQGSQGRAYLFNSVVNVGCGPAEERVLLTGLHAVADIYCENCKTTLGWKYEHAFESSQKYKEGKFIIELAHMIKDNGW, via the exons ATGGGCGCAGCGGACCCTGCCGCGGACCGCCGAGCGGCC gTGAGAAACTTCTGGAACACAGTATATTGGTTTGCTAAGGAGAAGGAAAAATCCAAACACCAGTGTCTGTCTGCTGTGGAGGTGGATACCTTCCACACTCAAGGGACGCCGGGGTTCTTCCT GTTGCACTGGCTTTCTCTTGTCCCAGTGTGTGGACAGCACCACACGCCCTCCAGACCAGCAACGGCTCTTGCATGTGCTTTGCAGTGTTTTTGTCAGAGAGCCCAGCAGAGCCCTAGCTCCTCCAGAGCTGGCCTAGAACGGAGTGAGCAGAGCCCAGCAGACATGGTGAAAATGACCAAGTCCAAAACTTTCCAAGCTTATCTGCCACACTGTCACCGAACTTACAGCTGCATCCACTGCAGAGCCCATCTGGCCAATCACGATGAGCTCATTTCCAAG TCCTTTCAGGGAAGCCAGGGGCGAGCCTACCTCTTCAACTCTGT GGTGAACGTGGGCTGTGGCCCTGCTGAGGAGAGAGTCCTTCTAACTGGGCTGCATGCGGTGGCTGACATCTACTGTGAGAACTGCAAGACCACACTCGGGTGGAAATAC GAACATGCCTTTGAGAGCAGTCagaaatacaaggaaggaaaattTATTATTGAACTTGCCCACATGATCAAAGACAACGGCTGGTAA
- the Ppil2 gene encoding RING-type E3 ubiquitin-protein ligase PPIL2 isoform X1, which produces MGKRQHQKDKMYITCAEYTHFYGGRKPDITQTSFRRLPFDHCSLSLQPFVYPVCTPEGVVFDLLNIVPWLKKYGTNPSSGEKLDGKSLIKLNFAKNSDGQYHCPVLYSVFTDNTHIVAIRTTGNVYAYEAVEQLNIKAKNLRDLLTDEPFSRQDIITLQDPTNLDKFNVSNFFHVKNNMRIIDPDEEKARQDPSYYLKNTNAETRETLQELYKEFKGDEILAATMKPPEKKKADQLNAAHYSTGKVSASFTSTAMVPETTHEAAVIDEDVLRYQFVKKKGYVRLHTNKGDLNLELHCDLTPKTCENFIKLCKKQYYDGTIFHRSIRNFVIQGGDPTGTGTGGESYWGKPFKDEFRPNLSHTGRGVLSMANTGPNTNKSQFFITFRSCAYLDKKHTIFGRVVGGFDTLTAMENVESDPKTDRPKEEVRICTTTVFVDPYEEADAQIAQERKKTQQQAAPEAKVKMTQSQPGTQGPQTYRQGVGKYISPAATKRAAEEEPSTSTAAIPMAKKRPSRGFGDFSSW; this is translated from the exons GTACATCACCTGTGCTGAGTACACTCATTTCTATGGTGGCAGGAAGCCAG ATATCACACAGACAAGTTTTCGCCGCTTACCTTTTGACCACTGCAG tctctctctccagccttttgtcTACCCAGTCTGCACTCCAGAAGGTGTCGTTTTTGACTTGCT GAACATTGTTCCCTGGCTTAAGAAGTATGGAACCAATCCCAGCAGTGGAGAG AAACTTGATGGGAAGTCTCTGATCAAGCTGAACTTTGCAAAGAACAGTGACG GGCAGTACCACTGTCCAGTGCTGTACTCCGTGTTCACCGACAACACCCATATTGTGGCCATCAGGACCACTGGCAATGTCTACGCCTATGAG GCAGTGGAGCAGCTAAACATCAAGGCCAAGAACTTGAGGGACCTGTTAACCGATGAGCCCTTTTCCAGGCAAGACATCATCACCCTGCAG GACCCCACCAATCTGGACAAATTCAATGTTAGCAACTTCTTCCATGTGAAGAATAACATGAGAATAATAGATCCAG ATGAGGAAAAGGCCAGACAAGACCCATCttattatttgaaaaatacaaatgCGGAGACTCGAGAGACACTACAGGAGCTCTACAAAGAGTTCAAAGGAGACGAGATTTTAGCAGCCACCATGAAGCCACCAGAGAAGAAGAAGGCGGACCAACTGAATGCC GCCCACTACTCCACCGGGAAGGTCAGTGCGTCCTTCACCTCTACTGCCATGGTCCCTGAGACCACGCATGAAGCAG CTGTCATTGATGAAGATGTACTGCGCTACCAGTTTGTGAAGAAGAAGGGCTATGTGAGGCTTCACACCAACAAGGGTGACCTTAACCTAGAGCTGCACTGTGACCTG ACACCAAAAACCTGTGAAAACTTCATCAAGCTCTGCAAGAAACAGTATTACGATGGCACCATCTTCCACAGGTCCATCAGGAACTTTGTG aTCCAGGGCGGTGACCCCACAGGTACAGGCACAG GTGGAGAGTCATACTGGGGCAAGCCCTTCAAAGATGAGTTCCGGCCCAACCTTTCCCACACAGGCCGTGGGGTGCTCAGCATGGCCAATACGGGGCCCAACACCAACAAGTCTCAGTT CTTCATCACATTCCGATCCTGCGCCTACCTGGATAAGAAGCACACCATCTTTGGACG GGTTGTTGGGGGATTTGACACGCTGACAGCTATGGAGAATGTGGAGAGTGACCCCAAAACTGACCGTCCTAAG GAGGAAGTGCGCATCTGCACAACCACAGTGTTTGTGGACCCCTACGAGGAGGCCGACGCCCAG ATTGCCCAGGAGCGGAAGAAGACACAGCAGCAAGCCGCTCCAGAGGCCAAGGTCAAGATGACTCAGTCCCAGCCTGGAACCCAGGGCCCTCAGACGTACCGCCAGGGGGTGGGCAAGTACATCAGTCCTGCAGCCAC gaaacgagcagcagaggaagagccGTCCACCAGCACGGCCGCCATCCCCATGGCCAAGAAAAGGCCCAGTCGGGGCTTTGGGGACTTCAGCTCCTGGTAG